Proteins encoded in a region of the Mycolicibacterium duvalii genome:
- a CDS encoding FAD-dependent oxidoreductase yields the protein MPHVITQSCCSDGSCVYACPVNCIHPTPDEPGFATAEMLYIDPVACVDCGACVSACPVGAIAPDTKLTPAQLPFVELNAAFYPERDGKLPPTSKLAPVAEAPVVHSRPGSPLRVAIVGSGPAAMYAADELLTQRDVEVNVFEKLPTPYGLVRAGVAPDHQSTKRVTTLFDRISQSDGFAFYLNVEVGHHLSHDDLLAHHHAVLYAVGAPNDRRLDIDGIDLPGTATATEMVAWYNGHPEFTDLAVDLSGERVVIVGNGNVALDVARILTTDPDLLADTDIADYALAALRASRVREVVIAARRGPEASAFTLPELIGLVSTCEVVLDAEDRDRVLVALAEETDPLTRNKLEVLSTLGDAGDDSAPGARPRIRLAYHLTPHRVAGEQRVTGIEFTLTGTDQTCELPAGLVLTSIGYRGRPIPGLPFDDAAAVVPNAGGRVVDPATGAAVPGAYVAGWIKRGPTGFIGTNKSCAAETVRSLVADFNDGMLTEPVGSPAALERAVRARCPEVIDRRGWKAIDDAEVARGGGRRPRGKFTSVAELTAAAAAAPEPPLHRRLLAGLRR from the coding sequence ATGCCTCATGTGATCACCCAGTCGTGTTGCAGCGACGGGTCCTGCGTCTATGCCTGCCCGGTCAACTGCATTCACCCGACGCCCGACGAGCCCGGATTCGCGACGGCCGAGATGCTCTACATCGACCCGGTCGCCTGTGTGGACTGCGGGGCCTGCGTGTCGGCCTGCCCGGTCGGGGCGATCGCACCCGACACCAAACTGACGCCCGCGCAGTTGCCGTTCGTCGAACTCAACGCCGCGTTCTATCCCGAGCGGGACGGCAAACTGCCCCCTACCTCGAAGCTGGCGCCGGTGGCCGAAGCCCCCGTGGTGCACTCGCGGCCGGGGAGTCCGTTGCGGGTCGCGATCGTCGGGTCCGGGCCCGCGGCGATGTACGCCGCCGACGAGCTGCTGACCCAGCGCGACGTCGAGGTCAACGTGTTCGAGAAGCTGCCCACACCTTACGGATTGGTGCGAGCCGGGGTGGCGCCGGACCATCAGAGCACCAAACGCGTCACCACCCTGTTCGACCGGATCTCGCAGTCCGACGGCTTTGCGTTCTATCTCAACGTCGAGGTGGGCCACCACCTCAGCCATGACGACTTGCTGGCCCACCATCACGCCGTGCTCTACGCAGTGGGCGCGCCCAACGACCGCCGTCTCGACATCGACGGCATCGATCTGCCCGGTACCGCGACCGCAACCGAGATGGTGGCCTGGTACAACGGTCACCCCGAATTCACCGATCTGGCCGTCGATCTGAGCGGTGAGCGCGTCGTCATCGTCGGCAACGGCAACGTGGCGCTGGACGTGGCGCGCATCCTCACCACCGACCCGGACCTGTTGGCGGACACCGACATCGCCGATTATGCGCTGGCCGCCCTGCGGGCCTCCCGGGTGCGGGAGGTCGTGATCGCCGCTCGCCGCGGGCCCGAGGCGTCGGCGTTCACGCTGCCCGAACTGATCGGGCTGGTCTCGACCTGCGAAGTGGTGCTCGACGCCGAAGACCGCGACCGGGTGCTCGTCGCGCTGGCCGAGGAGACAGATCCGTTGACCCGCAACAAGCTCGAGGTGTTGTCCACGCTGGGCGACGCCGGCGACGACTCCGCGCCGGGCGCCCGACCGCGCATCCGCCTGGCCTACCACCTGACCCCCCATCGGGTGGCAGGGGAGCAGCGGGTGACCGGTATCGAGTTCACGCTGACCGGAACCGACCAGACGTGTGAGCTGCCCGCCGGACTGGTGCTGACCTCGATCGGCTACCGCGGCAGGCCGATTCCCGGGCTGCCCTTCGACGACGCTGCGGCGGTGGTACCCAACGCCGGGGGGCGCGTCGTCGATCCCGCGACCGGCGCCGCAGTGCCGGGCGCCTATGTGGCGGGCTGGATCAAACGCGGACCCACGGGGTTCATCGGAACCAACAAGTCCTGCGCCGCAGAGACGGTGCGCTCGCTGGTCGCCGACTTCAACGACGGGATGCTGACCGAACCGGTCGGCAGTCCGGCGGCGCTGGAACGCGCGGTGCGGGCCCGGTGTCCCGAGGTGATCGACCGCCGGGGGTGGAAAGCGATCGACGATGCCGAGGTCGCCCGCGGTGGTGGTCGCCGCCCCCGCGGAAAGTTCACCTCAGTCGCCGAGCTGACCGCGGCTGCCGCCGCGGCGCCCGAACCACCGTTGCACCGCCGCCTGCTGGCCGGCCTGCGCCGCTGA
- a CDS encoding hydrogenase maturation protease: MTDPRAVVIGIGNRFRSDDAIGPVVAARLEELALPGVLVTVCDGEPAGLLDTWAGVDLAVIIDAVRCEPATPGRIWRTTIDEVCGLPSATSSHAVGIPEAVRLGQALGRVPAELVVIAVEADSLVLGDGLSGPVAAAAPEVLRTVLRELSRVGVG, translated from the coding sequence GTGACGGATCCGCGGGCGGTGGTGATCGGCATCGGCAACCGCTTCCGCAGCGATGACGCAATCGGCCCGGTCGTCGCGGCGCGCCTCGAGGAGCTGGCGCTGCCGGGTGTGTTGGTGACGGTCTGTGACGGGGAGCCCGCCGGGCTCCTCGACACCTGGGCCGGTGTCGATCTGGCGGTCATCATCGACGCGGTCCGGTGCGAACCGGCGACCCCGGGCCGGATCTGGCGCACCACGATCGACGAGGTGTGCGGCCTCCCGTCGGCGACCAGTTCGCACGCGGTCGGTATCCCCGAGGCGGTGCGGCTGGGCCAGGCGCTCGGCCGGGTGCCCGCCGAACTGGTCGTCATCGCCGTGGAGGCGGACAGCCTCGTCCTCGGCGACGGGCTCTCCGGACCGGTCGCCGCCGCCGCGCCCGAGGTCCTCCGAACGGTCCTGCGGGAGCTGTCGCGGGTCGGGGTCGGTTGA
- a CDS encoding AurF N-oxygenase family protein: MAVKTARTRIVRRWRKNMDVLDDAEYVDTLQTLSEGSVRRNFNPYTDIDWDSPEFQVTPNDDRWILPATDPIGQHPWYQAQTRERQIEIGMWRQANVAKVGLHFESILIRGLMNYAFWVPNGSPEYRYCLHESVEECNHTMMFQEMVNRIGVDVPGMPRVLKWLSQFIPLVAGPRPVPFFFGVLAGEEPIDHTQKAVLREGKSLHPIMERVMAIHVAEEARHISFAHEYLRKRVPHLARAERFGLSLTVPLIMRVLCQAIIVPPKAFWQEFDIPRSVKKEIFFRSPQARQFLRDMFGDVRMLCHDTGLMNPFAKLMWRICKIDGPPSRYRSEPARQHVVSAA, encoded by the coding sequence ATGGCAGTCAAGACCGCACGGACGCGCATCGTTCGCCGCTGGCGCAAGAACATGGACGTCCTCGATGACGCCGAGTACGTCGACACGCTGCAGACGCTGTCCGAGGGATCGGTACGGCGCAACTTCAACCCCTACACCGACATCGATTGGGACTCGCCCGAGTTCCAGGTGACACCCAACGATGATCGCTGGATTCTGCCGGCGACCGACCCGATCGGCCAACATCCCTGGTACCAGGCGCAGACCCGAGAGCGTCAGATCGAGATCGGCATGTGGCGCCAGGCCAACGTCGCCAAGGTCGGTCTGCACTTCGAGTCGATCCTGATCCGCGGTCTGATGAACTACGCGTTCTGGGTGCCCAACGGCTCGCCGGAGTATCGCTACTGCCTGCACGAGTCGGTCGAAGAGTGCAACCACACCATGATGTTCCAGGAGATGGTCAACCGCATCGGCGTCGACGTACCAGGCATGCCCCGCGTCCTCAAGTGGTTGTCGCAGTTCATCCCGCTGGTCGCCGGACCGCGGCCAGTCCCGTTCTTCTTCGGTGTGCTCGCCGGTGAGGAGCCGATCGACCACACGCAGAAAGCCGTGCTGCGGGAAGGCAAGTCGCTGCATCCAATCATGGAGCGGGTGATGGCCATCCACGTCGCCGAGGAGGCGCGCCACATTTCGTTCGCCCACGAGTACCTGCGTAAGCGGGTCCCGCATCTGGCTCGGGCCGAACGGTTCGGGCTGTCGCTCACCGTGCCGCTCATCATGCGGGTGCTCTGCCAGGCGATCATCGTGCCGCCGAAAGCATTCTGGCAGGAGTTCGACATCCCGCGCTCGGTGAAGAAGGAGATCTTCTTCAGAAGTCCGCAGGCCCGGCAGTTCCTGCGCGACATGTTCGGCGATGTCCGCATGCTCTGCCACGACACCGGCCTGATGAATCCGTTCGCCAAGCTGATGTGGCGGATCTGCAAGATCGACGGTCCGCCCAGCCGCTATCGCAGCGAGCCGGCGCGCCAGCACGTGGTCAGCGCGGCTTAA
- the sepH gene encoding septation protein SepH, whose amino-acid sequence MRELRVVGLDVDDTRGTRIICETDEPAEKFVLRSDERLRAAVRGDRAATNQTTINVEVPNMLRPREIQSRIRAGASVEQIASAAGVDPARVERFAHPVLLERARAAELATAAHPVLADGPSVLTLLETVTAALIARGLDPDAAAWDAWRNEDGRWTVQLAWTAGRSDLQAHFRYAPGAHGGTVTAFDENAAELIDPNFTRTLRPLAPVAQLALGEPEVAPAPAVEPEEPTSTQAPAPAPEPAPQAAPKAARSRKAKPAVPAWEDVLLGVRSSGGER is encoded by the coding sequence ATGAGGGAACTCAGAGTCGTCGGACTCGACGTGGACGACACGCGCGGCACGCGGATCATCTGCGAGACCGACGAGCCCGCGGAGAAATTCGTGCTGCGCTCCGACGAGCGACTCAGGGCCGCCGTGCGCGGTGACCGGGCCGCGACGAACCAGACCACCATCAACGTCGAGGTGCCGAACATGCTGCGCCCCAGGGAGATCCAGTCCAGGATTCGCGCCGGCGCATCAGTCGAACAGATCGCCTCGGCCGCCGGAGTGGACCCCGCCCGCGTCGAGCGGTTCGCCCACCCGGTGCTGCTCGAGCGGGCCCGGGCCGCCGAACTGGCCACCGCCGCCCACCCGGTGCTCGCCGACGGCCCGTCGGTGCTCACGCTGCTCGAGACGGTGACCGCAGCGCTGATCGCGCGGGGCCTGGATCCCGACGCCGCCGCCTGGGACGCCTGGCGCAACGAGGACGGGCGCTGGACCGTGCAGTTGGCGTGGACCGCCGGACGCTCGGACCTGCAGGCCCATTTCCGCTATGCCCCCGGCGCGCACGGCGGCACCGTCACAGCCTTCGACGAGAACGCCGCCGAGCTGATCGACCCGAATTTCACCCGGACGCTGCGCCCCCTGGCCCCGGTCGCACAGCTCGCACTCGGCGAGCCTGAGGTCGCGCCGGCCCCGGCCGTCGAGCCCGAGGAACCGACGTCTACGCAAGCTCCGGCCCCGGCGCCGGAGCCCGCGCCCCAGGCGGCGCCCAAGGCCGCCCGGTCGCGCAAGGCCAAGCCCGCGGTGCCCGCCTGGGAAGACGTGCTGCTAGGCGTTCGCTCCAGTGGCGGCGAGCGCTAG
- a CDS encoding DUF2537 domain-containing protein, with translation MSEESTPWATGLTVAAFVAAVIATAIIVLSIGLARVHPLLAAGLNLVAVGGLAPTVWGWRRTPVWRWFVLGGAVGVAGAWVALLALAATGANA, from the coding sequence GTGAGCGAGGAGTCGACGCCGTGGGCCACCGGGCTGACGGTCGCGGCGTTCGTCGCCGCGGTCATCGCGACCGCGATCATCGTGCTCAGCATCGGGTTGGCGCGGGTGCATCCGCTGCTGGCGGCGGGCCTGAACCTCGTCGCTGTGGGTGGGCTGGCGCCCACGGTGTGGGGCTGGCGCCGAACACCGGTGTGGCGCTGGTTCGTGCTCGGCGGCGCCGTCGGCGTGGCCGGCGCGTGGGTGGCGCTGCTAGCGCTCGCCGCCACTGGAGCGAACGCCTAG
- the serC gene encoding phosphoserine transaminase, with product MAANLTIPADLKPTDGRFGCGPSKVRPQQLQALAAAGDLFGTSHRQAPVKNLVGRVRDGLRELFALPDGYEVILGNGGSTAFWDAAAFGLVEQRSLHLTYGEFSAKFASAVAKNPFVGDPIVIKADPGSAPSPQSDPSADLIAWAHNETSTGVAVPVQRPAGAGEALIAIDATSAAGGLPVDITQADVYYFAPQKNFAGDGGLWLAILSPAALARVDAIASSGRWVPEFLSLPIAIENSLKNQTYNTPAIATLVLLAEQIDWMLGNGGLDWATARTADTSSRLYSWAEASSFATPFVTDPALRSAVVGTVDFAEGVDAAAVAATLRANGIVDTEPYRKLGRNQLRVGMFPAVEPDDVSALTACIDWVVERL from the coding sequence ATGGCCGCGAACCTGACCATTCCCGCCGACCTCAAACCGACCGACGGCCGTTTCGGCTGCGGGCCGTCGAAGGTGCGTCCCCAGCAGTTGCAGGCGCTGGCCGCCGCCGGTGACCTGTTCGGCACCTCCCACCGGCAGGCGCCGGTCAAGAACCTGGTCGGCCGGGTGCGGGACGGCCTCCGCGAGTTGTTCGCACTGCCCGACGGCTACGAGGTGATCCTCGGCAACGGCGGGTCCACCGCGTTCTGGGATGCCGCCGCGTTCGGGCTGGTCGAGCAGCGATCACTGCACCTGACCTACGGCGAGTTCAGCGCCAAGTTCGCCTCGGCGGTGGCCAAGAACCCGTTCGTCGGCGACCCGATCGTCATCAAGGCCGATCCGGGCAGCGCGCCCAGCCCGCAGTCCGATCCGTCGGCCGACCTGATCGCCTGGGCGCACAACGAGACGTCGACGGGGGTGGCGGTCCCGGTGCAACGCCCCGCGGGTGCCGGCGAGGCGTTGATCGCGATCGACGCCACCTCCGCGGCCGGCGGTCTGCCCGTCGACATCACCCAGGCCGACGTCTACTACTTCGCACCGCAGAAGAACTTCGCCGGTGACGGCGGCCTGTGGCTGGCGATCCTGTCCCCGGCCGCGCTGGCCCGCGTCGACGCGATCGCGAGCTCGGGTCGGTGGGTGCCGGAGTTCCTGTCGCTGCCGATCGCGATCGAGAACAGCCTCAAGAACCAGACCTACAACACCCCGGCCATCGCCACCCTGGTGCTGCTCGCAGAGCAGATCGACTGGATGTTGGGCAACGGTGGGCTGGACTGGGCGACCGCGCGCACCGCCGACACGTCCTCGAGGCTGTATTCCTGGGCGGAAGCCTCCTCGTTCGCCACCCCCTTCGTCACCGACCCGGCGCTGCGCTCGGCGGTGGTCGGCACCGTCGACTTCGCCGAGGGTGTCGACGCGGCCGCCGTCGCGGCCACGCTGCGCGCCAACGGCATCGTCGACACCGAGCCCTACCGCAAGCTCGGGCGCAACCAACTGCGGGTCGGCATGTTCCCGGCAGTCGAGCCCGACGATGTCAGCGCGTTGACCGCGTGCATCGACTGGGTCGTGGAACGGCTCTGA